The Centroberyx gerrardi isolate f3 chromosome 19, fCenGer3.hap1.cur.20231027, whole genome shotgun sequence genome has a segment encoding these proteins:
- the LOC139915038 gene encoding nuclear factor 7, ovary-like, with protein MAEKTAVVEIFLNCHVCTETFRDPVSLSCLHSFCSSCLQKFWEQAKNKNCPICKRKSSKNQLAVNFALKELADSYVGRQKAGSSETDKGGEEVEVVCSKHPEVPKWFCKEEQKAVCPVCEFALHHGHKVVPLEEAVSDLKEQLKSDLKSLQDKRNKYKEFEKKYNEVNQHSKKQLVATERQITAEFHKLHQFLKEEEEARLAALREEEEQRGKTVAREMKIIQEKMSSLSDSISAAEEDLQKHNVPFLTSYKPTQTSARAQCSLPDPQLDPQLVSGALVDVAKHLGNLSFRVWEKMKGKVKFSPVILDPNTASPWLSLSDDLTSVRHGDTEQQLPDNPERNTKHPIVLGSEGFSSGKHSWEVEVGDHPNWIVGLAKETVDRKGERYISPEYGIWCLWHRSGKYTNVLCETITVKQSLQRIRVQLDYDRGKLSFYDSEDKTHIYTHRDIFTEKLYPYFSIGKAGDAKTTDIKVCQGEPSL; from the coding sequence GAGACTTTCAGAGATCCTGTGTCTCTGAGCTGCCTCCACAGCTTCTGTTCCAGCTGCCTGCAAAAATTCTGGGaacaagctaaaaacaagaacTGTCCCATTTGTAAAAGAAAATCATCGAAGAATCAGCTAGCAGTGAACTTTGCACTGAAGGAACTAGCTGACTCCTATGTTGGGAGACAGAAAGCTGGGTCATCTGAGACGGataaaggaggggaggaagtgGAAGTGGTGTGTAGTAAACATCCAGAAGTGCCTAAATGGTTCTGTAAGGAGGAACAGAAagctgtgtgtcctgtctgtgaGTTCGCTCTCCACCACGGTCACAAGGTGGTTCCTCTAGAAGAAGCAGTCAGTGACCTGAAGGAGCAGCTGAAATCTGACCTAAAGTCTCTACAGGACAAGAGGAACAAATACAAAGAGTTTGAGAAGAAATACAACGAAGTGAATCAACACTCCAAGAAGCAGCTGGTggccacagagaggcagatcaCAGCAGAGTTCCACAAGCTCCACCAGTtcctgaaagaggaagaggaggccagacTGGCGgctctgagggaggaagaggagcagagggggaagACTGTCGCCAGAGAGATGAAGATCATTCAGGAGAAGATgtcctctctctcagacagtaTCTCTGCTGCTGAAGAAGACCTGCAGAAACACAATGTTCCGTTCCTCACCAGTTATAAACCCACTCAGACCAGCGCCAGAGCCCAGTGCTCACTGCCGGATCCACAACTGGATCCACAACTTGTGTCAGGAGCGCTGGTAGATgtggccaaacacctgggcaacctgtCCTTCAGAGTCTGGGAGAAGATGAAGGGGAAGGTCAAGTTCAGTCCAGTcattctggacccaaacactgcAAGCCcctggctctctctgtctgatgacctgaccagtgtgagacatggagacacagagcagcagctcccTGACAACCCAGAGAGAAACACTAAGCATCCTATTGTTCTGGGATCTGAAGGCTTCAGCTCAGGGAAACACagctgggaggtggaggtgggagatCATCCTAACTGGATTGTGGGTTTGGCTAAAGAGACAGTTGACAGGAAGGGGGAGAGGTATATTTCACCAGAATATGGAATCTGGTGTTTATGGCATCGCAGTGGAAAATACACTAATGTACTTTGTGAGACCATCACAGTGAAGCAGAGTCTCCAGAGGATCAGAGTCCAGCTGGACTATGACAGGGGGAAGCTGTCCTTCTACGACTCTGAGGACAAGACTCACATCTACACTCATAGAGACATtttcactgagaaactctacccatATTTTTCTATTGGAAAGGCTGGTGATGCCA